GCATCCAGAATTGCTAATTTTGGACGAACCTTGTCAGGGTTTAGACCAAGAGCAGACCCAGTATTTCAACGATGTCATCGATGACCTCAGTAAAAGTGGCCAAACCCTCATTTATTTAGGGCACTTCCAGACACAACTCCCAACCTGCATTGACAATAAAATCGTGTTGGAAAAAGGAGAAGTAAAGGCTATATCCGAAGTTATCCACAAAAAAGAAGCTTTATCAACATAAAAAATGTGGAAAACATGAATAAATTCGAAAATAAGAACTAAAAAAGAAAGATCATATCAAGATGTCGGCAGAAAAGCTGGAAATCAAAAGTCAGAAAGAGACAAGTAAGTAAGTAAGTAAGTAAGTAAGTAAGTAAGTAAGTAAGTAAGTAAGTAAGTCTTAGACCTAGAATCCAAAATTTCAATATCCCTATCTCTGATAGCTCAATACTAAAAATACAATGAAGAAAAATATTTTAATCATACCTGGAGATGGCATTGGCCAAGAAGTAACGACTTGGGGTAAAAAAGTTTTAGAAAAAATCGGTGAAAATTATGGTCATGAGTTCAGCTTTGATGAAGCTATCATGGGCCATACTGCAATTGAGGCTACAGGCAACCCGCTGCCTGATGAAACATTAGCGAAAGCAAAGGCTTCAGATGCGATCCTTTTCGGTGCCATTGGCCATATCAAGTATGATAATGATCCTTCTGCTAAAGTAAGGCCTGAACAAGGCTTGTTGAAAATCCGTAAAGAACTAGGTCTTTACGCAAATCTTCGTCCAATCCTTTTATTCGATGAGTTATTGGATGCTTCAAGCTTAAAGCCCGAAATTCTTCAAGGTACAGATATTCTTTTCTTCCGTGAACTGACAGGTGATGTCTATTTTGGTGAGAAAAATCGCAATGAGGATAATACCTTTGCTTCAGACTTGATGAATTATCACCGTTACGAGGTTGAGCGTATCGCACGTAAAGCTTATGATGCAGCACGCACGCGTAACAAAAGACTATGCTCTGTTGATAAAGCCAATGTATTGGAAACATCCCGCCTCTGGAGAGAAGTTGTCCAGGAAATCGCAAAAGAATATCCGGATGTTGAAACCGAGCACATGTTTATCGATAATGCGGCCATGCAATTGGTGAAAAATCCAAAGAAATTCGATGTTGTATTGACAGCCAATCTTTTTGGTGATATCCTGACAGACGAAGCGTCACAGATCGCAGGCTCGATGGGCATGTTGGCTTCTGCTTCCGTAGGTGATGGCACAGGCTTCTTCGAACCTATCCACGGCTCTGCACACGATATCGCTGGTCAAAATAAAGCAAATCCATTGGCTTCAATTTTATCTGCAGCCTTGATGCTTGATATTAGCTTTGGTCTACAGGAGGAAGCTAAAGCGGTTACCAATGCTGTTGCTGAAACATTAAAAGCTGGTTGGAGAACCGGTGATATTGCCAACAGCAGCACAGAAGCTTCAAAAATCTTAGGTACTCAGGAAATGGGTGAAAAAGTATTGGAGTTTATTAAATAGTATACCCTTTTTAATTTGTAAATCTTTTGAATTAAGAAATTATGTTACACGATCCTAATCATCTTTACATTTTCGACACCACTTTACGTGATGGCGAACAGGTACCAGGCTGCCAATTAACTACTTCAGAGAAAATTGAGATTGCTAAAGACCTGGAAAAACTAGGGGTGGATATTATCGAAGCCGGTTTCCCAGTGTCTAGCCCTGGTGATTTTCAATCGGTCGTCGAATTATCTAAAGCGGTAAACGATGTCATTATATGTGCATTGACCCGTGCCAATCAAAACGATATTGACGTGGCTGCCGAGGCATTAAAGTATGCCAAGCGCCCTCGTATCCATACCGGTATTGGTTCTTCGGACATGCATATCAAATATAAATTCAACAGCACCAGAGAAGAAATTTTAGAACGTGCTGTTGCGGCCGTAAAACATGCCAAATCCTACGTGGAAGATGTCGAGTTTTATGCAGAAGATGCCGGTCGCGCAGACTTGGCATTTCTAGCTAAAATGGTTGAATCGGTTATTGCTGCCGGTGCTACGGTAGTCAACATCCCGGATACAAACGGTTATTGTCTACCAGACCAATATGGCTCAAAAATCAACTACCTCAAGGAAAATGTACGCAATATCGATCAGGCCATTATTTCGGCACATTGTCACAATGACTTGGGACTTGCAACAGCAAATTCTATCGCTGCAATACAAAATGGTGCCCGTCAGGTGGAATGTACGATCAACGGTATCGGTGAACGTGCAGGAAACACGTCACTTGAAGAAGTAGCCATGATCCTTAAAGTGCACAACCAGTCGTTTGGAAGCTTAACATCAAATATCGATAGCCGCATGTTTACGTACTTATCGCGCAAGGTAAGTGAAATGATGAACATGCCCGTGCAACCGAATAAGGCGATTGTTGGTCGCAACGCCTTCGCACACAGCTCGGGGATTCACCAAGATGGTTTCCTAAAACACCGTGAGAACTATGAGATCATCAGACCAGAAGATGTTGGTTTGGTTGAAGCTGATATTATCTTAACTGCACGTTCAGGAAGACATGCTCTTAAGCACCATTTGGAGCGTTTAGGCTTTCATCTTGAAAAAGATGATTTAGCTGATTGCTATCAACGTTTCTTGGTTTTGGCCGACGAAAAGAAAAATATTTGTGATGATGACCTAAAAAGCCTCATCCAAGAAAAAATATAAAAAAAAGGAAGGCTGCAGATGCAGCCTTTTTTTATCATAAATACATTTTTTTAAAAAGGATCCAAAAAATGATACGTTGCTAATTATTATTTTATCATACGTACAAACGATCTTCCATTTAAAATCAACAAAATTTAAATACTATATAGGTAGAATCTCTCATATAACAGCGAATATCTGCGTTTTATTTGCTACCTTAACTAGGCAATCATCTAACAATGAATCTATCAACCTTAAACATCAATTCAGAAGCTACGCTTGACCGCATCAAGTCTGTGGTCAACAGAACACCACTTCAATATAATCGGCATCTATCCGAAAAATATGGCGCTGAAGTCTATCTCAAACGGGAAGATTTACAAGTCGTACGTTCCTATAAATTACGCGGTGCCTACAATAAAATTATTTCCTTAACAGCGGAAGAGCGACAACGGGGCGTTGTGTGTGCGAGCGCAGGCAACCACGCTCAGGGCGTTGCTTTCTCCTGCAATAAACTCGACATCAAAGGCGTGATATTTATGCCGGGTCCGACACCACGCCAAAAGATTTCACAAACGGAAATGTGGGGTAACGGTAATGTAGAAATCATCTTGACCGGCGACACTTTTGATGACTGTCAAAAAGCAGCGCTGGCTTATACAGCAGAGCATGGCATGACGTTCATTCCGCCATTTGATGATCTCAAAGTTGTGGAAGGACAGGGTACTGTAGCCGTGGAAGCTTTACAAGATCTTCCCGATATGGACGCCATATTTATCCCAATTGGCGGCGGTGGACTTGCCGCGGGAGCGAGCTATTACCTAAAAAGTAAAAACAACGCAATCAAATGCTATGGCGTTGAACCCGAAGGAGCCCCCTCCATGCAAGCGGCCTTGACACACGGCGCACCGATCGAGCTCGAGCATATCAATAAATTTGTTGATGGCGCCGCCGTTAAAAAAATCGGTGCAACGACGTTTGAAATCGCCAAACAATTGCTGGATGATACACGCTCCATTCCGGAAGGAAAAATCTGTACCTGTATCCTAGAACTGTACAATAAGGATGCAATTGTCGTTGAGCCTGCAGGCGCTCTATCCGTGGCCGCTCTTGAATTTCACAAAGATGAAATAAAAGGCAAGAAAGTTGTCTGCATCATTTCCGGCGGAAACAACGATATCGACCGTATGAGTGAAATCAAAGAATTGTCTCTACTTTACGAAGGGTACAAGCATTATTTTATCGTTCGTTTCCCACAACGCCCTGGTGCATTAAAACTCTTCGTTTCTGAAGTATTGGGACCTAAGGACGATATTACCCGTTTTGAGTTTATCAAAAAAACAGAACGCGAAAGAGGTCCAGCGCTAGTGGGCATTGAGCTCAACAAACCTGAGGATTACGAAACATTGATTGAACGCATGAAAGAATATAAGTTTGATGTCATTGAAATCAATAAAGACCAGACACTATTTGAATATCTTGTATAGATAATAGGTATAAATGAGAAAAGCCAGGATATGAATCACTGGCTTTTCTCGTTTTATATAACCAAACTATTCCACCCAAAGTCTTCAAAAAAAATGAACAATTCCATAACTTAAAAAATCGTATATTTCCGTTATTAAAAGATATCCAATAGCTTAGGAGAGAGCGATAAATTATTTTTATTTGACCAAAGGCATATTGCATATAAAAAGTAATTTATCTAAGTTTAATTGTTTAATCAATACTATACGAAAAATGAGAGTACTAATTTTAACGATTCTGACCTTAATAGGTCAACTTACTTTTGCTCAGACCGACAAAAGTAAACGCCCAAGTCCTCCAGACAACACTAAGGTGACCACCACCGATGGTGTCACGATTGACATTCATTATAGCCGCCCTTCATTGAAAGGCCGTCAGCTTGGTGTTGATATCGCTCCTATCGGCATTGTATGGCGTACTGGAGCAAATGAAGCGACCACCATCGAATTTAATAAAGATGTATTGGTTGAAGGCAAGAAATTAGCTGCTGGTAAATATGGCCTTTACAGTATCCCTGGAGAACACGAAACAACAATTATGTTCAATAAAGTGTGGAATCAGTGGGGAACAAAATATGATGCCAACGAAGATGCTTTACGTGTTTCAGTCAGCAATGCTACAGCAAGCAATTCGCAGGAACAGTTTAAGATCAATGCAACGCCGCAAGGAACCGTTTCTTTGGAGTGGGGACAGTATGTCGTTCCATTTACGGTTAAAGCGAGCAACTAAACGCAAAACACATTATCACGGTAATCGGTACGGTACGATCGTTTTTTAATCAAACAGGCCGTTCGATTACCTGATTCTTCTCTTCGCTCAGCCCCATTTTAAAAACTTATTTGCTTATCAATCTGCTTTATTCATTCCGTATTTTGTCATAAAAGCATCGTATTCAGCCTCATCGCGACACATCTTGTCATACCAATTCTTTTTAAGGATCAACGTCGTAATACCCAATATCAGTATGCT
The Sphingobacterium multivorum genome window above contains:
- the leuB gene encoding 3-isopropylmalate dehydrogenase, which gives rise to MKKNILIIPGDGIGQEVTTWGKKVLEKIGENYGHEFSFDEAIMGHTAIEATGNPLPDETLAKAKASDAILFGAIGHIKYDNDPSAKVRPEQGLLKIRKELGLYANLRPILLFDELLDASSLKPEILQGTDILFFRELTGDVYFGEKNRNEDNTFASDLMNYHRYEVERIARKAYDAARTRNKRLCSVDKANVLETSRLWREVVQEIAKEYPDVETEHMFIDNAAMQLVKNPKKFDVVLTANLFGDILTDEASQIAGSMGMLASASVGDGTGFFEPIHGSAHDIAGQNKANPLASILSAALMLDISFGLQEEAKAVTNAVAETLKAGWRTGDIANSSTEASKILGTQEMGEKVLEFIK
- a CDS encoding 2-isopropylmalate synthase, whose amino-acid sequence is MLHDPNHLYIFDTTLRDGEQVPGCQLTTSEKIEIAKDLEKLGVDIIEAGFPVSSPGDFQSVVELSKAVNDVIICALTRANQNDIDVAAEALKYAKRPRIHTGIGSSDMHIKYKFNSTREEILERAVAAVKHAKSYVEDVEFYAEDAGRADLAFLAKMVESVIAAGATVVNIPDTNGYCLPDQYGSKINYLKENVRNIDQAIISAHCHNDLGLATANSIAAIQNGARQVECTINGIGERAGNTSLEEVAMILKVHNQSFGSLTSNIDSRMFTYLSRKVSEMMNMPVQPNKAIVGRNAFAHSSGIHQDGFLKHRENYEIIRPEDVGLVEADIILTARSGRHALKHHLERLGFHLEKDDLADCYQRFLVLADEKKNICDDDLKSLIQEKI
- the ilvA gene encoding threonine ammonia-lyase IlvA — protein: MNLSTLNINSEATLDRIKSVVNRTPLQYNRHLSEKYGAEVYLKREDLQVVRSYKLRGAYNKIISLTAEERQRGVVCASAGNHAQGVAFSCNKLDIKGVIFMPGPTPRQKISQTEMWGNGNVEIILTGDTFDDCQKAALAYTAEHGMTFIPPFDDLKVVEGQGTVAVEALQDLPDMDAIFIPIGGGGLAAGASYYLKSKNNAIKCYGVEPEGAPSMQAALTHGAPIELEHINKFVDGAAVKKIGATTFEIAKQLLDDTRSIPEGKICTCILELYNKDAIVVEPAGALSVAALEFHKDEIKGKKVVCIISGGNNDIDRMSEIKELSLLYEGYKHYFIVRFPQRPGALKLFVSEVLGPKDDITRFEFIKKTERERGPALVGIELNKPEDYETLIERMKEYKFDVIEINKDQTLFEYLV
- a CDS encoding DUF2911 domain-containing protein, whose translation is MRVLILTILTLIGQLTFAQTDKSKRPSPPDNTKVTTTDGVTIDIHYSRPSLKGRQLGVDIAPIGIVWRTGANEATTIEFNKDVLVEGKKLAAGKYGLYSIPGEHETTIMFNKVWNQWGTKYDANEDALRVSVSNATASNSQEQFKINATPQGTVSLEWGQYVVPFTVKASN